GGTATTAGAAACTCTGTTAACCTCGAGTACGGATCGCTTGAATAATGGCGGTGGTGGAGCAGCCTTCTTCAAAGTTCAGTACTTTAACTTCTCCGCCATTCGCAGTCACTTCCTCAAAGCCGGCAATCTCTTCGGGTTTATAATCACCGCCTTTTACTAATACATCGGGCAAGGTTTCGCTAATTAAGCGCTGTGGGGTATCTTCAGCAAAGGGCACTACCCAGTCTACTGCGCCTAAACCGGCTAATACCGCCATGCGTCTATCTACGGTATTCACAGGACGACCCTCGCCTTTAAGCGCGCGCACTGAGGCATCGGTATTCACTGCCACCACTAAGCGATCGCCTAGTTGGCGAGCATGGTTTAAGTAAGATACGTGGCCGGCATGCAAAATATCAAAGCAGCCATTGGTCATTACTATTTTTTCACCGCGGCGGCGTGCAGCTTCCATTACTTGCTTTAATTGCACCTCGGTAACCACCCCCATGCCCGACTCAGGCGTGCCATATAGCACATTAGCCAATTCAATCGCCGATACCGTAGAGGTGCCAAGCTTGCCCACCACGATACTGGCAGCCACGTTGGCTAAGGCACAGGCTTCATCTAAATGCAGCCCTGCGGCCAGTGCGGTGGCCAGCGTAGCAATGACGGTATCGCCCGCCCCTGTTACATCAAACACCTCATGAGCTTGGGCGGGCAAGTGTAACTCGTGCTCGTCGGCATGAATTAACGTCATGCCATGCTCTGAGCGGGTGACAAGCAGTGCTTTAAAGCCGAACTTTTTCATTAATTCGCGACCACGGCGCACTAAGTCTTGTTCATCTTGCACCTTGCCCACCACAGCTTCAAATTCGCTCATATTAGGAGTAAGCAAAGTAGCGCCGCGATATTTTTCAAAGTCGGATCCTTTAGGATCCACTAATACCGGCACTCCAGCGCGATTAGCTTCTTGGATAAGTGCTTGGACTTGTGTGAGAGCACCTTTGGCGTAGTCTGATAAAATAAGCACCCCCGCCTGAGTCAAGGCGCTGCGCGTTTTTTCAGTTAGCGGCGCGGCGTCATCAGGCCCAAAGCTGTCTTCAAAGTCTAAGCGCAATAATTGCTGATTACGGCTCATTACCCGCAACTTAGTAATAGTAGGGTGGCTATTTAAGCGTACAAAATCACATTCCACGCCGACACCGTGCATTTTCTCATGTAGCGCGCGAGCGGCTTCATCGTTACCGGTTAACCCTAGTAGACGCGCATTTGCGCCAAGGGCCGCGATATTAAGCGCCACGTTCGCCGCTCCCCCTGGGCGCTCCTCGTTATGCTCAACTTTTACGATAGGCACAGGTGCTTCTGGAGAAATACGTTGAGTAGGGCCAGACCAGTAGCGGTCTAGCATCACATCGCCAACAACTAGCACCTTGGCATGATCGAATTCCGGTAACTTGATTTTCATGGTCTGACTCTTTTGCACAGGAAAGGGGAAATCTTATCATAAACCCTCTTAAAACATAGCGCCCCGCCTAGCCGCTAGCGGGTGTATTAGTGGTCTTTGGTGTCGAAGTTAATTAGAATTCCTACATTCACTGTTCACGGCGATCACTGTTTATGGCTTTGCAACCTGCTTTCCAAGCGTCCTTTTCCTTAGCGCTACTTCATCCTCGTTATCTGGCTAATTGGTTAGGCTTAAGTCTGTTATGGCTATTAGTCACTTTTTTGCCTTGGCGCGCGCAAATGGCTATAGGCAGAGGTTTAGGTCGCCTATCGATGCGAGTATTAGGCTCGCGGGTAAAGATTGCTCAGCGAAATTTAGCCTTGGCTTTACCCGAGCTTGACCAAGCTGAACGCGAGCGCCTACTGATTGCTAACTTT
This genomic window from Oceanisphaera avium contains:
- the hldE gene encoding bifunctional D-glycero-beta-D-manno-heptose-7-phosphate kinase/D-glycero-beta-D-manno-heptose 1-phosphate adenylyltransferase HldE — its product is MKIKLPEFDHAKVLVVGDVMLDRYWSGPTQRISPEAPVPIVKVEHNEERPGGAANVALNIAALGANARLLGLTGNDEAARALHEKMHGVGVECDFVRLNSHPTITKLRVMSRNQQLLRLDFEDSFGPDDAAPLTEKTRSALTQAGVLILSDYAKGALTQVQALIQEANRAGVPVLVDPKGSDFEKYRGATLLTPNMSEFEAVVGKVQDEQDLVRRGRELMKKFGFKALLVTRSEHGMTLIHADEHELHLPAQAHEVFDVTGAGDTVIATLATALAAGLHLDEACALANVAASIVVGKLGTSTVSAIELANVLYGTPESGMGVVTEVQLKQVMEAARRRGEKIVMTNGCFDILHAGHVSYLNHARQLGDRLVVAVNTDASVRALKGEGRPVNTVDRRMAVLAGLGAVDWVVPFAEDTPQRLISETLPDVLVKGGDYKPEEIAGFEEVTANGGEVKVLNFEEGCSTTAIIQAIRTRG